The following are from one region of the Silene latifolia isolate original U9 population chromosome 9, ASM4854445v1, whole genome shotgun sequence genome:
- the LOC141598545 gene encoding uncharacterized protein LOC141598545 isoform X3, whose protein sequence is MMLSSVTSSSSQLRLLFCTMEERRWPTLNPCKQKRIKATVVHHNDRLSLLPYDILLKIWSHLTTKEAASASLVSRTLKHMWLVHPLLNFEEKKPYTFRLPSYFMKPTALHFRNASSLSAMSIGSFLCSDFIGCTLDSLLIYCAQLECLELKSNLTAPCNLQIEQCPVFPNLKHLTLNVVADLDASILGWTPVIKACPVLQKLTLNLEARPPSECAPARRRYTVRKFDTHPLSSLKTLEIVGFLGHYVNLELVEFVIENADMLDELILDAMSPYVRKNSHKMFAYVPDVRSLDLESHKIALELLKKLPQSVKFVCR, encoded by the exons ATGATGCTCTCTTCTG TAACTTCATCCAGTTCTCAACTTCGGCTGCTTTTCTGCACCATGGAAGAAAGAAGATGGCCTACTCTTAACCCTTGCAAGCAAAAG AGGATTAAAGCAACTGTGGTACACCATAATGATCGGCTGAGTTTGTTGCCTTATGATATCCTGTTGAAAATATGGTCTCACCTTACTACGAAGGAGGCAGCAAGTGCTAGTCTTGTTTCACGAACGTTGAAACACATGTGGCTGGTCCATCCTCTTCTGAACTTTGAAGAAAAAAAGCCATATACTTTTAGACTCCCTAGTTACTTCATGAAG CCAACTGCACTGCATTTCAGAAATGCTTCCTCGCTTTCTGCCATGTCCATCGGTAGTTTTCTTTGTAGTGATTTTATAGGCTGTACTTTGGACAGTCTCCTCATTTATTGTGCCCAGCTGGAGTGTTTGGAACTGAAGAGCAATTTAACTGCG CCTTGTAATTTGCAAATTGAACAGTGCCCAGTGTTCCCAAATCTCAAGCACCTTACGTTGAATGTTGTCGCTGATTTGGATGCTTCCATTCTTGGATGGACGCCCGTGATTAAGGCATGTCCTGTCCTACAGAAACTAACACTAAAT TTGGAGGCACGACCGCCTTCAGAGTGTGCGCCTGCTAGAAGAAGATATACTGTTAGAAAGTTTGACACACATCCTCTAAGTAGCTTGAAGACCTTAGAGATTGTGGGCTTTCTGGGACATTATGTTAACCTAGAGCTTGTCGAGTTTGTGATCGAGAATGCTGATATGCTCGATGAGTTGATTCTTGATGCCATGTCTCCTTACGTACGTAAAAATTCACATAAAATGTTTGCTTACGTCCCTGATGTTAGAAGTCTAGACTTGGAATCACATAAAATTGCTCTGGAGCTTTTAAAGAAGCTCCCTCAAAGTGTGAAGTTCGTCTGCAGATAA
- the LOC141598545 gene encoding putative F-box/LRR-repeat protein At5g38386 isoform X1, giving the protein MMLSSVTSSSSQLRLLFCTMEERRWPTLNPCKQKRIKATVVHHNDRLSLLPYDILLKIWSHLTTKEAASASLVSRTLKHMWLVHPLLNFEEKKPYTFRLPSYFMKVRPFVDRVDHIVKHHLGPVIDEFRIDFALRNEYHSHVDNWLAFAFSKQVKRLEVVLKRDRYCDEWKRYDVKMPIEYQMSSNRFALTSLCLEFVHLTEQVIESFLNSFPSLEIFCIRCVHSFTSIRTCSPLLLKHLDVSNCERLHSIDLCVPHLLTFTCEAQPTALHFRNASSLSAMSIGSFLCSDFIGCTLDSLLIYCAQLECLELKSNLTAPCNLQIEQCPVFPNLKHLTLNVVADLDASILGWTPVIKACPVLQKLTLNLEARPPSECAPARRRYTVRKFDTHPLSSLKTLEIVGFLGHYVNLELVEFVIENADMLDELILDAMSPYVRKNSHKMFAYVPDVRSLDLESHKIALELLKKLPQSVKFVCR; this is encoded by the exons ATGATGCTCTCTTCTG TAACTTCATCCAGTTCTCAACTTCGGCTGCTTTTCTGCACCATGGAAGAAAGAAGATGGCCTACTCTTAACCCTTGCAAGCAAAAG AGGATTAAAGCAACTGTGGTACACCATAATGATCGGCTGAGTTTGTTGCCTTATGATATCCTGTTGAAAATATGGTCTCACCTTACTACGAAGGAGGCAGCAAGTGCTAGTCTTGTTTCACGAACGTTGAAACACATGTGGCTGGTCCATCCTCTTCTGAACTTTGAAGAAAAAAAGCCATATACTTTTAGACTCCCTAGTTACTTCATGAAGGTGAGGCCTTTTGTAGATCGAGTGGATCATATTGTCAAACATCATCTAGGACCAGTTATAGATGAATTTAGGATTGATTTTGCGTTGAGAAATGAATATCATTCGCATGTCGATAACTGGTTGGCTTTTGCATTCTCAAAACAAGTCAAAAGACTTGAAGTAGTCTTAAAGAGAGACAGGTATTGTGATGAATGGAAGCGCTATGATGTCAAAATGCCTATAGAGTATCAGATGTCTTCTAATAGGTTCGCTCTTACATCACTGTGCCTTGAATTTGTCCATCTCACTGAACAAGTGATCGAATCCTTTCTTAATTCTTTTCCGTCGCTTGAGATTTTTTGCATTAGATGTGTACACTCTTTTACCTCTATAAGAACTTGTTCCCCATTACTACTGAAACATCTTGATGTGAGTAATTGTGAGCGATTACATTCCATTGATCTCTGTGTGCCACACCTTTTGACTTTTACTTGTGAAGCGCAGCCAACTGCACTGCATTTCAGAAATGCTTCCTCGCTTTCTGCCATGTCCATCGGTAGTTTTCTTTGTAGTGATTTTATAGGCTGTACTTTGGACAGTCTCCTCATTTATTGTGCCCAGCTGGAGTGTTTGGAACTGAAGAGCAATTTAACTGCG CCTTGTAATTTGCAAATTGAACAGTGCCCAGTGTTCCCAAATCTCAAGCACCTTACGTTGAATGTTGTCGCTGATTTGGATGCTTCCATTCTTGGATGGACGCCCGTGATTAAGGCATGTCCTGTCCTACAGAAACTAACACTAAAT TTGGAGGCACGACCGCCTTCAGAGTGTGCGCCTGCTAGAAGAAGATATACTGTTAGAAAGTTTGACACACATCCTCTAAGTAGCTTGAAGACCTTAGAGATTGTGGGCTTTCTGGGACATTATGTTAACCTAGAGCTTGTCGAGTTTGTGATCGAGAATGCTGATATGCTCGATGAGTTGATTCTTGATGCCATGTCTCCTTACGTACGTAAAAATTCACATAAAATGTTTGCTTACGTCCCTGATGTTAGAAGTCTAGACTTGGAATCACATAAAATTGCTCTGGAGCTTTTAAAGAAGCTCCCTCAAAGTGTGAAGTTCGTCTGCAGATAA
- the LOC141598545 gene encoding uncharacterized protein LOC141598545 isoform X4, with the protein MEERRWPTLNPCKQKRIKATVVHHNDRLSLLPYDILLKIWSHLTTKEAASASLVSRTLKHMWLVHPLLNFEEKKPYTFRLPSYFMKPTALHFRNASSLSAMSIGSFLCSDFIGCTLDSLLIYCAQLECLELKSNLTAPCNLQIEQCPVFPNLKHLTLNVVADLDASILGWTPVIKACPVLQKLTLNLEARPPSECAPARRRYTVRKFDTHPLSSLKTLEIVGFLGHYVNLELVEFVIENADMLDELILDAMSPYVRKNSHKMFAYVPDVRSLDLESHKIALELLKKLPQSVKFVCR; encoded by the exons ATGGAAGAAAGAAGATGGCCTACTCTTAACCCTTGCAAGCAAAAG AGGATTAAAGCAACTGTGGTACACCATAATGATCGGCTGAGTTTGTTGCCTTATGATATCCTGTTGAAAATATGGTCTCACCTTACTACGAAGGAGGCAGCAAGTGCTAGTCTTGTTTCACGAACGTTGAAACACATGTGGCTGGTCCATCCTCTTCTGAACTTTGAAGAAAAAAAGCCATATACTTTTAGACTCCCTAGTTACTTCATGAAG CCAACTGCACTGCATTTCAGAAATGCTTCCTCGCTTTCTGCCATGTCCATCGGTAGTTTTCTTTGTAGTGATTTTATAGGCTGTACTTTGGACAGTCTCCTCATTTATTGTGCCCAGCTGGAGTGTTTGGAACTGAAGAGCAATTTAACTGCG CCTTGTAATTTGCAAATTGAACAGTGCCCAGTGTTCCCAAATCTCAAGCACCTTACGTTGAATGTTGTCGCTGATTTGGATGCTTCCATTCTTGGATGGACGCCCGTGATTAAGGCATGTCCTGTCCTACAGAAACTAACACTAAAT TTGGAGGCACGACCGCCTTCAGAGTGTGCGCCTGCTAGAAGAAGATATACTGTTAGAAAGTTTGACACACATCCTCTAAGTAGCTTGAAGACCTTAGAGATTGTGGGCTTTCTGGGACATTATGTTAACCTAGAGCTTGTCGAGTTTGTGATCGAGAATGCTGATATGCTCGATGAGTTGATTCTTGATGCCATGTCTCCTTACGTACGTAAAAATTCACATAAAATGTTTGCTTACGTCCCTGATGTTAGAAGTCTAGACTTGGAATCACATAAAATTGCTCTGGAGCTTTTAAAGAAGCTCCCTCAAAGTGTGAAGTTCGTCTGCAGATAA
- the LOC141598545 gene encoding F-box/LRR-repeat protein At3g03360-like isoform X2, whose protein sequence is MEERRWPTLNPCKQKRIKATVVHHNDRLSLLPYDILLKIWSHLTTKEAASASLVSRTLKHMWLVHPLLNFEEKKPYTFRLPSYFMKVRPFVDRVDHIVKHHLGPVIDEFRIDFALRNEYHSHVDNWLAFAFSKQVKRLEVVLKRDRYCDEWKRYDVKMPIEYQMSSNRFALTSLCLEFVHLTEQVIESFLNSFPSLEIFCIRCVHSFTSIRTCSPLLLKHLDVSNCERLHSIDLCVPHLLTFTCEAQPTALHFRNASSLSAMSIGSFLCSDFIGCTLDSLLIYCAQLECLELKSNLTAPCNLQIEQCPVFPNLKHLTLNVVADLDASILGWTPVIKACPVLQKLTLNLEARPPSECAPARRRYTVRKFDTHPLSSLKTLEIVGFLGHYVNLELVEFVIENADMLDELILDAMSPYVRKNSHKMFAYVPDVRSLDLESHKIALELLKKLPQSVKFVCR, encoded by the exons ATGGAAGAAAGAAGATGGCCTACTCTTAACCCTTGCAAGCAAAAG AGGATTAAAGCAACTGTGGTACACCATAATGATCGGCTGAGTTTGTTGCCTTATGATATCCTGTTGAAAATATGGTCTCACCTTACTACGAAGGAGGCAGCAAGTGCTAGTCTTGTTTCACGAACGTTGAAACACATGTGGCTGGTCCATCCTCTTCTGAACTTTGAAGAAAAAAAGCCATATACTTTTAGACTCCCTAGTTACTTCATGAAGGTGAGGCCTTTTGTAGATCGAGTGGATCATATTGTCAAACATCATCTAGGACCAGTTATAGATGAATTTAGGATTGATTTTGCGTTGAGAAATGAATATCATTCGCATGTCGATAACTGGTTGGCTTTTGCATTCTCAAAACAAGTCAAAAGACTTGAAGTAGTCTTAAAGAGAGACAGGTATTGTGATGAATGGAAGCGCTATGATGTCAAAATGCCTATAGAGTATCAGATGTCTTCTAATAGGTTCGCTCTTACATCACTGTGCCTTGAATTTGTCCATCTCACTGAACAAGTGATCGAATCCTTTCTTAATTCTTTTCCGTCGCTTGAGATTTTTTGCATTAGATGTGTACACTCTTTTACCTCTATAAGAACTTGTTCCCCATTACTACTGAAACATCTTGATGTGAGTAATTGTGAGCGATTACATTCCATTGATCTCTGTGTGCCACACCTTTTGACTTTTACTTGTGAAGCGCAGCCAACTGCACTGCATTTCAGAAATGCTTCCTCGCTTTCTGCCATGTCCATCGGTAGTTTTCTTTGTAGTGATTTTATAGGCTGTACTTTGGACAGTCTCCTCATTTATTGTGCCCAGCTGGAGTGTTTGGAACTGAAGAGCAATTTAACTGCG CCTTGTAATTTGCAAATTGAACAGTGCCCAGTGTTCCCAAATCTCAAGCACCTTACGTTGAATGTTGTCGCTGATTTGGATGCTTCCATTCTTGGATGGACGCCCGTGATTAAGGCATGTCCTGTCCTACAGAAACTAACACTAAAT TTGGAGGCACGACCGCCTTCAGAGTGTGCGCCTGCTAGAAGAAGATATACTGTTAGAAAGTTTGACACACATCCTCTAAGTAGCTTGAAGACCTTAGAGATTGTGGGCTTTCTGGGACATTATGTTAACCTAGAGCTTGTCGAGTTTGTGATCGAGAATGCTGATATGCTCGATGAGTTGATTCTTGATGCCATGTCTCCTTACGTACGTAAAAATTCACATAAAATGTTTGCTTACGTCCCTGATGTTAGAAGTCTAGACTTGGAATCACATAAAATTGCTCTGGAGCTTTTAAAGAAGCTCCCTCAAAGTGTGAAGTTCGTCTGCAGATAA
- the LOC141599636 gene encoding uncharacterized protein LOC141599636 yields MGLHKDGTVANLHPKALAHDRRKSASDLMEQRLKGLSVEEAQARVVSGVVRRTRKTPLTPAPSPIPPPKKVEIVDIPSEGDSDGEGSPLIRKRKKTAPTAGEELPPPVKKAKHDQPQSALGLVGQQVGGSSAQVGDQGVTVNPSSQKASSSQPRAGGQIVTTVPSSQRASVSQLIEEGTKLIRELARWNVVTGARLMEQEKAVARAVHERNATKRVAASAKLDLLNERKLRGDAEKALLAERKLREDAEKDVLAERAKAEAAGTEAAKLLEKCNLVRGVRPLSPKAEERIRGPV; encoded by the exons atggggctgcacaaagatgggaccgttgctaacttgcatccgaaGGCTCTAGCCCACGACCGTAGGAAGTCGGCGAGTGACCTTATGGAACAACGGCTGAAGGGCTTGAGCGTGGAGGAGGCTCAGGCGAGGGTCGTTAGCGgtgtagtgcgtcggacgcgaaAAACACCATTGACCCCGGCTCCATCTCCTATCCCTCCCCCCAAGAaagtggagattgttgatattccttCTGAGGGGGACTCTGATGGGGAGGGATCTCCTCTCATCCGTAAGAGGAAGAAGACAGCCCCTACTGCTGGCGAGGAGTTGCCTCCTCCggtcaagaaggccaagcatg ACCAACCGCAGTCGGCTCTTGGTCTCGTTGGGCAGCAGGTAGGGGGGTCCTCTGCGcaggttggtgatcaaggcgtcaccgtcaacccttcatcccaaAAGGCTTCCTCCTCCCAGCCGCGGGCTGGTGGTCAAATtgtcaccaccgtcccttcatcccagagggcttccgtctcccagcttatagaggaaggcacgaagtTGATTAGGGAGCTGGCAaggtggaacgtggttaccggtgctcgtctcatggagcaagagaaggccgtggctcgagctgttcatgagcgtaatgccactaagcgggtggctgcgtcggcgaagctggatctcctcaatgagcggaagcttaggggagatgctgagaaggcgctcttggctgagagaaaactcagggaggacgctgaaaaggatgtcctggctgagagagccaaggccgaggccgcggGCACCGAAGCCGCGAAGTTGTTGGAGAAGTGTAACCTTGTTCGGGGCGTGCGACCTCTATCTCCCAAAGCAGAGGAACGAATCCGAGGGCCTGTTTAA